A DNA window from Panthera tigris isolate Pti1 chromosome X, P.tigris_Pti1_mat1.1, whole genome shotgun sequence contains the following coding sequences:
- the UBE2A gene encoding ubiquitin-conjugating enzyme E2 A — translation MSTPARRRLMRDFKRLQEDPPAGVSGAPSENNIMVWNAVIFGPEGTPFEDGTFKLTIEFTEEYPNKPPTVRFVSKMFHPNVYADGSICLDILQNRWSPTYDVSSILTSIQSLLDEPNPNSPANSQAAQLYQENKREYEKRVSAIVEQSWRDC, via the exons ATGTCCACCCCGGCTCGGCGGCGCCTCATGCGGGACTTCAAGAG GTTGCAGGAGGATCCTCCGGCTGGAGTCAGCGGGGCTCCGTCCGAGAACAACATAATGGTTTGGAACGCGGTCATTTTCGG GCCCGAAGGGACCCCGTTTGAGGATG GAACATTCAAGCTTACAATAGAATTCACTGAAGAGTATCCAAATAAGCCACCTACGGTTAGATTTGTCTCTAAGATGTTCCATCCAAATG TCTATGCAGATGGTAGTATATGTCTGGACATACTTCAGAACCGTTGGAGTCCAACCTATGACGTGTCTTCCATTTTAACATCCATACAG TCTCTATTGGATGAACCCAATCCCAATAGTCCAGCAAACAGCCAGGCTGCTCAGCTGTACCAGGAGAACAAGCGGGAATATGAAAAACGTGTCTCTGCGATAGTAGAACAGAGCTGGCGTGACTGTTGA